A genomic region of Devosia ginsengisoli contains the following coding sequences:
- a CDS encoding extracellular solute-binding protein, translating to MKRRDFMLAAGTAAGALMLPRMSFGAEGVIDWYTSSDSNILDFWTNTVKPAFEAANPGLSINLVDAGDGAGIIAIGERAIAAKQTNTDPQADFFESGNAQLPLDAIDAGIYVNMKEAGLSNFSKVNPLAFDSDYSLPYRGSQVLLAYDGTKLSAADAPKTWDDLVTWIKANPGQFVYNRPDKGGSGGNFVRRAIHQANGLDPAVFTVDNYTQEFGDEALGKAWELLADIAPSLYDNGAYSSGNTQSIQLLAQGVVTMTPVWSDQILQAIDQGVLPDTTGLVQLQDLALVGGFTRSIVLENGANRDAALKLADFILSEDIQSAILTELGGFPGVSWDYISPELRERFADIVPQTIPTFPSGAWEAAINDGWYRNVAPNVDRNS from the coding sequence ATGAAACGGCGTGATTTCATGCTTGCTGCCGGTACTGCTGCCGGCGCCCTGATGCTGCCCCGCATGTCCTTCGGTGCCGAAGGCGTCATCGACTGGTACACCAGCTCGGACAGCAACATTCTCGATTTCTGGACCAATACGGTGAAGCCGGCCTTCGAGGCCGCCAATCCGGGCCTGTCGATTAACCTGGTCGATGCTGGCGACGGCGCCGGCATCATCGCCATTGGCGAACGCGCCATTGCCGCCAAGCAGACCAATACCGACCCGCAGGCGGACTTCTTCGAATCCGGCAATGCCCAGCTGCCGCTGGATGCCATCGATGCCGGCATCTATGTGAACATGAAGGAAGCCGGCCTTTCCAACTTCTCCAAGGTCAACCCGCTGGCTTTCGACAGCGACTACAGCCTGCCCTATCGCGGCAGCCAGGTGCTGCTGGCCTATGACGGCACCAAGTTGAGCGCCGCAGACGCCCCCAAGACCTGGGACGACCTGGTTACCTGGATCAAGGCCAATCCCGGCCAGTTCGTCTATAACCGCCCCGACAAGGGCGGTTCGGGCGGCAATTTCGTGCGCCGGGCCATTCACCAGGCCAACGGGCTCGATCCCGCGGTGTTCACCGTGGACAACTATACCCAGGAATTCGGCGACGAAGCGCTGGGCAAGGCTTGGGAACTGCTGGCCGATATCGCGCCGTCGCTCTATGACAATGGCGCCTATTCGTCGGGCAACACCCAGTCCATCCAGTTGTTGGCCCAGGGCGTGGTGACCATGACCCCGGTCTGGTCGGACCAGATTCTCCAGGCCATCGATCAGGGCGTGCTGCCCGATACGACCGGCCTCGTCCAGCTCCAGGACCTGGCGCTGGTGGGCGGGTTTACCCGCAGCATCGTGCTGGAAAATGGCGCCAACCGCGATGCCGCCCTCAAGCTGGCGGACTTCATTCTGTCCGAAGACATCCAGAGCGCCATCCTGACCGAACTCGGCGGCTTCCCCGGCGTATCGTGGGACTATATCTCGCCCGAACTGCGCGAACGCTTTGCCGATATCGTGCCGCAGACCATCCCGACTTTCCCGTCGGGCGCATGGGAAGCCGCCATCAATGATGGCTGGTACCGCAACGTCGCACCGAACGTCGATCGCAACTCGTGA